From a region of the Leptospira venezuelensis genome:
- a CDS encoding DUF1577 domain-containing protein, whose protein sequence is MEKVQRKQRDKEFITDPGKKLHIIGKFLLKTDLLVRDTETHESVQLLSVNKDATKILVQGRMAEQFKLNAHIVLYKLLARYVELECEVLEEKPNNQYIMQVEHVSIASRERKFTRIKPPDGSVWITNLRTSRTTIDANLFNIPTSVKVNFADTERTLKPKFDIVKIDVFNSIGDKFDLVKKTGKILYIPNTQKPDCYKSSDPDGFIDYEHELGDEDDVRKKIIEYANQKIRSELIVPVIYINHDEQAIPIGYVHAQNRTKEIDLAEVMEIKTLTFDMVDRIRESNTILVKERFSVIDLSTGGLRVKINHPDLNSELPRRKGFTFDIFFKMQSPITAYGVVRSIARDTDGNLYVGLSLEGNSARPGEKKRFIDNVNRMLSDSGVKVG, encoded by the coding sequence ATGGAAAAGGTTCAAAGGAAACAAAGAGACAAAGAGTTCATCACAGATCCTGGTAAAAAACTCCATATCATTGGAAAATTTCTACTCAAAACAGATCTACTCGTAAGGGATACGGAAACTCACGAATCCGTTCAACTTCTCTCCGTCAATAAGGACGCCACAAAAATTTTAGTACAAGGTCGAATGGCCGAACAATTTAAGCTGAATGCTCATATTGTTTTGTACAAATTACTCGCGAGATATGTCGAACTAGAGTGCGAGGTCCTAGAAGAAAAACCCAATAATCAATACATCATGCAGGTGGAGCATGTTTCCATCGCAAGCAGAGAAAGAAAATTTACGAGGATCAAACCTCCAGATGGCAGTGTTTGGATCACTAACCTGCGCACTAGCAGGACCACAATCGACGCGAACTTATTCAATATACCGACTTCTGTAAAAGTCAATTTTGCGGATACGGAAAGAACTCTTAAACCAAAGTTCGATATTGTCAAAATAGATGTTTTCAATTCTATCGGGGATAAGTTCGACCTAGTCAAAAAGACAGGTAAAATATTATATATCCCGAATACACAAAAACCGGATTGTTATAAATCATCCGATCCCGACGGATTTATAGATTATGAGCATGAACTAGGCGACGAAGATGATGTTCGTAAAAAGATCATAGAATATGCAAACCAAAAGATCAGATCAGAACTGATCGTTCCAGTTATCTATATCAACCACGATGAGCAAGCAATTCCAATCGGATATGTACATGCCCAAAATAGGACAAAAGAAATAGATTTAGCAGAAGTAATGGAAATTAAGACGCTTACATTTGATATGGTAGACCGGATCAGAGAATCCAATACCATTCTAGTAAAGGAAAGATTTTCTGTTATAGATCTTTCTACTGGCGGCTTGAGAGTGAAGATCAATCATCCTGATCTTAATAGCGAACTTCCCAGAAGAAAAGGATTTACATTCGATATTTTTTTCAAAATGCAATCACCGATCACTGCTTATGGAGTAGTACGTTCAATTGCAAGAGATACGGACGGTAATTTATATGTAGGACTTTCTTTGGAAGGAAATTCTGCAAGACCTGGAGAGAAAAAACGTTTTATAGACAATGTAAATCGTATGCTTTCTGACTCCGGTGTAAAAGTTGGCTAA
- a CDS encoding fatty acid desaturase — translation MIYSPEIKTLDPCKGKIVWAPIKSLWFISSISIFLIFGYSTYSSSNALISFILTILTLSFGHSVGIHRGLIHDSFSSSIALKRFLTYLGVLTGLGGPISLRYLHDLRDWAQRSRACHPFFCHYDNIFKDFIIQMNCTIKLERHQTFRYENNYGEDKIIQFLERTWLLQQIPLIILFAYIGGLGLVVWGIFGRTSTCILGHWLVGHYAHKRGELIRIVPNACTQGYNVPFISLLTMGESLHNNHHAYPESSKFSLQKGELDPGWWCIQFLSLFGWIKSTNVAEVGRT, via the coding sequence ATGATATATTCTCCAGAAATCAAAACATTAGATCCCTGTAAGGGCAAAATTGTCTGGGCGCCAATCAAATCTCTCTGGTTCATCTCTTCCATTTCCATTTTTCTAATATTCGGGTATTCAACGTATTCAAGTTCGAATGCGTTAATATCATTTATATTAACCATTCTCACACTTAGTTTTGGACATTCTGTCGGAATACATCGAGGTCTGATCCATGACTCGTTCTCTTCTTCGATAGCACTAAAACGTTTCTTAACCTATTTAGGAGTTTTGACAGGTTTAGGTGGTCCGATTTCCTTAAGATATTTACATGATCTGAGGGATTGGGCGCAAAGAAGTCGGGCATGCCATCCTTTCTTTTGCCATTACGATAATATATTTAAAGATTTCATAATACAGATGAATTGTACAATAAAATTAGAGCGGCACCAAACATTTCGTTACGAAAACAACTACGGAGAAGATAAAATCATTCAATTCCTGGAAAGAACTTGGCTACTGCAACAGATTCCACTCATTATACTCTTTGCATATATCGGAGGCCTAGGCCTGGTCGTATGGGGAATATTTGGAAGAACTTCTACATGCATATTAGGTCATTGGTTAGTGGGTCACTATGCTCATAAAAGAGGTGAATTGATCCGAATTGTCCCAAATGCATGCACGCAAGGATATAATGTTCCTTTTATTTCACTTCTTACAATGGGGGAATCACTTCATAATAACCATCATGCATATCCGGAATCAAGCAAGTTCTCTCTTCAAAAAGGAGAGCTGGATCCTGGTTGGTGGTGTATACAGTTCTTAAGTTTATTCGGATGGATCAAATCAACGAATGTAGCGGAGGTCGGAAGAACTTAA
- a CDS encoding EAL domain-containing protein — MSEGRTSWNASKWQEWFSEGEIVPYFQPILSVEKDSIFGYEALARFIDKQGAVHSLGPFFLADIPHSFSISEREEFKNLKLEIDRTVRKKAVEKISNTPGIDPKAKLFLNISPSFMQDYLSSKTDEEPYTLQIARSSGLDPKRIVVEIVEEHFSGEIDQLKPLINLYKRSGFLVAIDDLGSKSSNLDRIGALHPDIIKVDLGLIRSSVASRNFQEILFTLSRLAESLGCSLLFEGLETETELYNALTYGARFLQGFYFAEPSPELMDINGLSIRFSQLHELFFNYKKYQLLRRIKKEKELEDRLESSGIEVISSEGIVTIKLRNSYLLEKSVFRMYVTNHEGRQLSPNYSSISDSGMLEDDSFVGRNWSWRPYFLEQFYRNAKDSSGGWIASNPYFDLESHLLLVTYSKSMEEGNVLFVDVRMWDFP, encoded by the coding sequence ATGAGTGAAGGAAGAACTTCTTGGAACGCGTCCAAATGGCAGGAATGGTTTTCCGAAGGTGAGATAGTTCCATACTTCCAACCTATTTTATCTGTCGAAAAAGACTCAATCTTTGGTTACGAGGCTTTAGCTCGATTTATAGATAAACAAGGCGCTGTCCATAGTCTTGGCCCATTCTTCTTAGCAGATATACCTCACTCTTTTTCTATCTCTGAACGAGAAGAATTCAAAAATCTTAAATTAGAAATAGATAGGACCGTTCGCAAAAAAGCGGTGGAGAAGATCAGTAATACTCCGGGTATAGATCCTAAGGCAAAACTTTTTCTAAATATATCTCCTTCTTTTATGCAGGATTATCTTTCTTCAAAAACGGATGAGGAACCTTATACTTTACAAATCGCAAGAAGTTCGGGTTTGGATCCTAAAAGGATAGTTGTTGAAATTGTAGAAGAACATTTTTCAGGAGAAATAGATCAGTTAAAACCTTTGATCAATTTGTATAAAAGATCGGGGTTTTTAGTCGCGATAGATGATCTCGGATCTAAATCTTCTAACCTGGACCGTATCGGTGCATTACATCCAGACATTATCAAAGTTGATTTAGGCCTGATTCGCAGTTCCGTTGCTTCTCGAAATTTCCAAGAGATCCTATTTACTTTGTCCAGGCTTGCTGAAAGTTTAGGATGTTCTCTATTATTCGAAGGTTTAGAAACTGAAACAGAATTATACAATGCTCTCACTTACGGGGCAAGATTCTTACAAGGTTTTTATTTTGCAGAACCAAGTCCTGAGTTAATGGATATCAATGGTTTGAGTATCCGGTTCTCCCAACTCCATGAACTATTCTTTAATTATAAGAAATACCAGTTACTTCGAAGGATTAAAAAGGAGAAGGAACTGGAAGATCGTTTGGAATCTTCCGGGATCGAAGTCATCTCTTCGGAAGGAATTGTAACTATTAAATTAAGAAATTCTTATCTTTTGGAAAAATCCGTTTTTAGAATGTATGTTACCAATCATGAAGGAAGACAACTTTCTCCTAATTATTCAAGTATCTCGGATTCAGGAATGTTGGAAGACGATTCTTTTGTAGGGAGGAATTGGAGTTGGAGACCATATTTCTTAGAACAATTTTATAGAAACGCAAAAGATTCTTCCGGAGGTTGGATCGCAAGTAATCCATACTTTGATTTGGAAAGTCACCTTCTTTTAGTAACTTACTCCAAAAGTATGGAAGAAGGAAATGTTCTATTCGTAGATGTTCGAATGTGGGACTTTCCTTAA
- a CDS encoding LA_3751/LA_3752 family putative glycosyltransferase: protein MGLPSRMFNSLLSRVSSFIGKPSGFLIFGAVFLSLFLAWQYQTGIRVGDGAIKQQQLADLLQNGLPDFSCRYSGKEIDPEFRFLPLDLKKGSTMTHVYKGKCYYVFPFYYTAIQYPFALLMGRFGSFFLSLAFGILTLRALFQISELFQLKEQSKLFYLILLLLGSAFSLFATDISETIIAIYGVTQGIYFLLKEEESSSSTDLVFAGIFFGLAAFFRQETILLAASLSLVYAFRIFRNPKAALFPFIFGTFLIIQAIINYSVVGHPLGSRGYLQEAASYRLIAQIYYLGQLVFLGKGSLGLFGAYPALAFIVLWRPKSNSLTRVLYGIGIFILISGFLTSTKFWQGVLFGPRFLMIVLPFLLLFLFFILEKNWEKLSKPFKIIAIILISYSVVGGVIFDRLYYKFTKSVVNEQKELSDHTSKIVIYRKGSVFLPSNSYREEREVYEIDSTESFDVLLEKLYKIGKTQATVVGFKDTYPKNILVPKSEQFTFKNRIFYQSPSINMETLEFHKIEK, encoded by the coding sequence ATGGGACTTCCTAGCAGAATGTTCAATAGCCTTCTATCCAGGGTTTCTTCTTTTATTGGCAAGCCTTCTGGCTTCTTGATTTTTGGAGCCGTATTTCTATCATTATTTCTGGCATGGCAGTACCAAACAGGAATTCGGGTCGGGGATGGAGCAATAAAACAACAGCAGCTTGCGGACCTTCTACAAAACGGCTTGCCGGATTTTTCCTGTAGATACTCAGGAAAAGAAATCGATCCTGAATTTAGATTTTTACCTTTAGATCTGAAAAAAGGGTCCACGATGACCCATGTCTATAAAGGAAAATGTTATTACGTATTTCCTTTTTATTACACTGCAATCCAGTACCCGTTCGCGCTTCTAATGGGAAGATTTGGAAGCTTCTTCTTATCTTTAGCTTTCGGAATACTAACTCTAAGAGCATTATTCCAAATTTCAGAATTATTCCAGTTAAAAGAACAATCTAAATTATTCTATTTGATCTTGCTACTTCTAGGATCTGCATTCAGCTTATTCGCAACCGATATTTCCGAAACGATCATAGCGATCTACGGAGTTACCCAAGGAATTTATTTTTTACTAAAGGAAGAAGAATCTTCCAGTTCAACTGACTTAGTATTTGCAGGAATATTTTTTGGACTTGCAGCATTTTTCCGGCAAGAAACAATTCTATTGGCGGCCAGCCTTTCCTTAGTTTATGCTTTCAGAATATTCAGAAATCCGAAAGCTGCACTATTCCCATTTATATTCGGGACTTTCCTCATCATCCAGGCTATAATCAATTATTCAGTAGTTGGACATCCGCTGGGATCGAGAGGTTACCTGCAAGAAGCCGCTTCTTACCGGTTGATCGCACAGATCTACTATTTAGGACAATTGGTGTTTTTAGGAAAAGGATCCTTAGGACTATTTGGAGCATACCCTGCATTAGCATTTATCGTTTTATGGAGACCAAAATCGAATTCATTAACTCGGGTTTTATATGGAATCGGGATATTCATACTTATATCCGGATTCTTGACCTCTACAAAATTTTGGCAGGGAGTTTTATTTGGGCCTAGGTTCTTAATGATCGTTCTTCCGTTTCTGCTTTTATTCCTATTTTTTATTTTAGAAAAAAATTGGGAAAAACTAAGCAAACCATTTAAGATTATTGCGATCATTCTTATTTCCTACTCCGTCGTAGGGGGTGTAATATTCGATAGACTATATTATAAATTCACAAAGTCAGTTGTAAATGAACAAAAAGAACTGAGCGACCATACTTCCAAAATTGTAATCTATAGAAAGGGTTCGGTATTTTTACCTTCTAATTCTTATAGAGAAGAAAGAGAAGTATATGAAATCGACTCCACTGAATCTTTCGATGTGCTTTTGGAAAAATTGTATAAGATTGGAAAAACTCAGGCAACTGTGGTTGGCTTTAAGGATACTTATCCGAAAAATATTTTAGTTCCTAAATCAGAACAATTTACTTTTAAGAACAGAATATTCTACCAAAGCCCTTCTATCAATATGGAAACTTTAGAGTTTCATAAAATAGAAAAGTGA
- a CDS encoding FAD-binding oxidoreductase, producing the protein MATASKKKTVKKATSSKTKKAGFDPKEFESRLSTVQKVEAWGMNHFSNSKVFLPTSIQDFKDLFSYARDTNTKVAFRGGGCSYGDAATNEKGVVVDIRNFNKILSFDPKTGILVAESGVTIKQLWEFGIERGFWPPVVSGTMFPTLGGALSMNIHGKNNFAVGPIGDHIQEFTFLSPDGKESVCSPKKNSDLFYSAISGFGMLGAFLTVTIKLKKIYSGKMKVWPVNTSNLQEMYDYFEREYKQSDYLVGWVDGFASGKGIGRGQIHKAVHLKAGEDPDFPENCKLENQILPSTFLGIIPKSWMWLFMYPFSNKFGMRFVNFGKWISGFLNNNKPYEQGHAEYAFLLDYVPNWKFMYKPGAMIQYQSFIPKENAVKGFEEILSLCQKRGIVNWLGVFKKHRPDKFLLTHAVDGYSMAMDFPMTKGNKTKLWELAKEMDEIVVKNGGRFYFAKDSTLRPEVYRRSMPKQNLEKFRAMKKKLDPKNLLESDLFRRVWGK; encoded by the coding sequence ATGGCAACCGCTTCTAAAAAAAAGACCGTTAAAAAAGCTACATCTTCCAAAACTAAAAAAGCGGGTTTCGATCCTAAAGAGTTCGAGTCCCGCTTAAGTACTGTTCAAAAAGTAGAAGCCTGGGGAATGAATCATTTCTCCAATAGTAAGGTTTTTTTACCGACTTCTATTCAGGACTTTAAGGATCTATTCTCTTACGCAAGAGATACGAATACGAAAGTTGCATTTAGAGGTGGCGGTTGTAGTTACGGCGATGCCGCCACTAATGAAAAAGGGGTCGTAGTAGATATCCGCAACTTCAATAAGATTTTATCTTTTGATCCCAAAACTGGAATCTTAGTTGCAGAGTCCGGAGTGACTATCAAACAACTTTGGGAATTCGGAATCGAAAGAGGATTTTGGCCACCGGTTGTAAGTGGAACAATGTTCCCTACTTTAGGTGGAGCACTTTCTATGAATATTCATGGAAAGAATAACTTCGCAGTTGGGCCGATTGGAGATCATATCCAAGAATTTACTTTTCTAAGTCCTGATGGAAAAGAATCAGTATGTTCTCCTAAAAAGAATTCGGATCTATTCTACTCTGCTATTTCCGGTTTTGGAATGTTAGGTGCGTTTCTAACAGTAACCATCAAACTTAAAAAAATCTACTCCGGAAAGATGAAGGTTTGGCCGGTGAATACTTCGAACCTACAAGAGATGTATGATTATTTCGAAAGAGAATACAAACAATCTGATTATTTAGTTGGTTGGGTGGATGGATTTGCTTCCGGAAAAGGTATTGGTCGAGGTCAAATCCATAAAGCAGTTCATCTAAAAGCAGGAGAAGATCCTGACTTTCCTGAAAACTGCAAATTGGAAAATCAGATTCTTCCAAGCACATTCTTAGGGATCATTCCTAAATCTTGGATGTGGCTTTTCATGTATCCTTTCAGCAATAAATTTGGAATGAGATTCGTAAACTTTGGAAAGTGGATCTCAGGATTTTTAAATAATAATAAACCTTATGAGCAAGGGCATGCAGAGTATGCTTTTCTTTTGGACTATGTTCCGAATTGGAAATTTATGTACAAGCCCGGTGCGATGATTCAATACCAAAGTTTTATTCCAAAGGAAAATGCAGTCAAGGGTTTCGAAGAGATCCTAAGTCTTTGTCAAAAAAGAGGGATTGTAAACTGGCTTGGCGTTTTTAAAAAACATAGACCGGACAAGTTCTTACTCACTCATGCGGTAGATGGTTATTCGATGGCTATGGACTTTCCTATGACTAAAGGAAATAAGACTAAACTTTGGGAGCTCGCCAAAGAAATGGACGAGATCGTCGTTAAGAATGGAGGAAGATTCTATTTTGCAAAAGATAGTACTCTTCGCCCTGAAGTTTATAGAAGATCCATGCCTAAACAAAACCTAGAAAAGTTCAGAGCAATGAAAAAGAAACTAGATCCTAAAAATCTATTAGAGTCCGATCTATTCAGAAGGGTCTGGGGAAAATAA
- a CDS encoding SDR family NAD(P)-dependent oxidoreductase — protein MAKKIIVVGASSGIGKEIASQLIEEGHQVAAFARRDKELKKLPSSKVKNLFVKHDVTEYSKIPGEFAKAVKALGGLDEIYYASGVMHRVGPEEFPIEKDLEMLEVNLLGCVAWLDSAAAYFQEKKAGKIIGISSIAGDRGRRGNPVYNASKAGMSTYLEALRNRLAVKGIQVVTVKPGMIETPMTEGLPGLMWLITAKEAAQVILAKVNAGKENFYVPARWALVSLIIRLIPSFIFRKLSV, from the coding sequence ATGGCTAAAAAGATCATCGTAGTAGGCGCTTCTAGCGGTATCGGAAAAGAAATTGCATCTCAATTGATCGAAGAGGGACATCAAGTCGCTGCTTTTGCAAGGAGAGATAAGGAACTGAAAAAACTTCCTTCTTCCAAAGTAAAAAACTTATTCGTCAAACATGACGTTACTGAATACTCCAAGATCCCTGGAGAATTTGCCAAGGCTGTGAAAGCATTAGGCGGCTTGGACGAAATTTATTACGCATCCGGTGTGATGCATAGAGTTGGTCCGGAAGAATTTCCTATTGAAAAAGATTTAGAAATGTTAGAAGTCAATCTTCTAGGCTGTGTAGCTTGGTTGGATTCTGCAGCTGCTTATTTCCAAGAAAAGAAAGCAGGAAAAATTATTGGTATCTCTTCTATCGCAGGCGATAGAGGGCGTAGAGGAAACCCGGTTTATAATGCATCTAAAGCTGGAATGTCCACTTACTTGGAAGCTTTACGTAATCGTTTAGCTGTAAAAGGGATCCAAGTGGTTACAGTAAAACCTGGAATGATCGAGACACCAATGACAGAAGGTTTACCTGGACTTATGTGGTTGATCACTGCTAAGGAAGCAGCTCAAGTTATATTAGCAAAAGTAAATGCAGGAAAAGAAAACTTCTATGTGCCGGCTCGCTGGGCGCTCGTTTCTCTCATAATCAGACTTATCCCTTCTTTTATTTTCAGAAAACTTTCCGTTTAA